The Longimicrobium sp. genome contains the following window.
GCGGTTCAGGTACCAGTTCACGCCGGCGCCGTAGGAGGTCGCCGAGCGCATGGAGCGCGCGGGATCGGCCAGCAGGGGGAAGGCGTCGTCGTCCACCGTCAGCTGATGCGCGCGGGCCACCAGCTCCACGGCG
Protein-coding sequences here:
- a CDS encoding porin; amino-acid sequence: AVELVARAHQLTVDDDAFPLLADPARSMRSATSYGAGVNWYLNRAVRVLLSYEHTTFDPFGTATARPAENAVIGRMQVAF